Genomic DNA from Shewanella woodyi ATCC 51908:
GATTGATGGCAGTTTATTGGGGGATAAAGTCTCCATTGCTGCATCTACTTCTGGAGTGCAATTAAAGGTGGAGGGCCATTGGGCTGATAAGCTTCCACCAGAGCCGAAGGAGAATATTGTTTATCAATGTGCACTATTTTTTATGGAGCAGCTAAATAAGCAAGATGGGGTTGCACTTACTTTAGAGAAAAACCTTCCAGTCGGGAGTGGCTTAGGATCAAGTGCGAGTTCGGTTGTTGCGGCCCTCTATGCGTTAAATGAGTATTTTGACAGACCCTATGATAAGCAAGCTTTACTGCGACTGATGGGGGAGTTTGAAGGCAAGATAAGTGGCTCTGTTCATTATGATAATGTCGCGCCCTGTTATTTAGGTGGGATGCAGTTGATGTTAGATACACAAGCGAAAGTGTGTGACAGCATCCCTTCGTTTGAAAACTGGTACTGGGTTGTTGCCTATCCTGGTATCTCCCTTTCGACCTCTAAGATGCGTGAACTCTTGCCAGATCATTATGACAAGTCTGTTGCTATCGACTTT
This window encodes:
- the thrB gene encoding homoserine kinase, with the translated sequence MSLTVYAPASMGNVGVGYDLLGAALAPIDGSLLGDKVSIAASTSGVQLKVEGHWADKLPPEPKENIVYQCALFFMEQLNKQDGVALTLEKNLPVGSGLGSSASSVVAALYALNEYFDRPYDKQALLRLMGEFEGKISGSVHYDNVAPCYLGGMQLMLDTQAKVCDSIPSFENWYWVVAYPGISLSTSKMRELLPDHYDKSVAIDFGRNLSAFVHASYQQDAELAISVLKDVMAEPYRASAIPGYELARDALDKLGMLSTGISGSGPTLFSVTDSLETAQAAQAWLDSNYVEQGLGFSHICKLDALGTRTID